From a single Brassica oleracea var. oleracea cultivar TO1000 chromosome C5, BOL, whole genome shotgun sequence genomic region:
- the LOC106293336 gene encoding transcription factor TGA1-like: MPVTSSSQSFSSFVNGWLIRHRYFVEQLTCASSFDETNQEQQQSLVTQFLSHCLQYYQEKSSAVSLAGDNVFTFFCPPWFTSYARLILWVGDFKPSLVFKLTDSTVDDLTRHQRDRLSSLRLETRRRERDVMRDFALVQQSVADPPVMLAARRVGARGMVDGEESDLEEAMEVLRRGMARAMNSADELRCSTVGKVVEILTSSQAVKVLRTIGELHLRLRELVGLERDHQ, encoded by the coding sequence ATGCCAGTCACCAGCAGCTCCCAAAGCTTCAGCAGCTTCGTTAACGGTTGGCTGATCCGCCACAGGTATTTCGTCGAACAGCTCACGTGCGCTTCCTCCTTCGACGAAACCAACCAAGAGCAGCAACAATCTCTCGTGACCCAGTTTCTATCTCACTGTCTCCAATACTACCAAGAGAAATCCTCCGCCGTCTCCCTCGCCGGAGACAACGTTTTCACCTTCTTCTGCCCGCCGTGGTTCACCTCCTACGCCAGGCTCATCCTCTGGGTCGGCGATTTCAAGCCTTCTCTCGTCTTCAAACTCACGGACTCCACCGTCGACGACCTCACGCGCCACCAGCGAGACCGGCTCTCGAGCCTCCGGTTGGAGACGAGGAGGAGGGAGAGGGACGTGATGAGAGATTTCGCGCTGGTGCAGCAGAGCGTGGCGGATCCGCCGGTGATGCTCGCGGCGAGGCGAGTGGGGGCGAGGGGGATGGTGGACGGGGAGGAGTCGGATTTGGAGGAGGCGATGGAGGTGCTTAGGAGAGGGATGGCGAGGGCGATGAACAGCGCGGATGAGCTGAGGTGTTCGACGGTGGGGAAAGTGGTGGAGATTCTTACTTCGTCGCAGGCGGTTAAGGTGTTGAGGACGATCGGTGAGCTTCATCTTCGGTTGAGGGAGTTAGTGGGTTTGGAGAGAGACCACCAATGA
- the LOC106295325 gene encoding receptor-like protein kinase HAIKU2, translating to MSRSFGFFSFLVFSLFSFVSSNDLQVLLNIKSSLLDSNPGVLDSWKLNSVSGHCSFTGVTCDSTSSVTEIDLSRQGLSGQFPFASLCDLKSLEKLSLGFNSLSGTIPSDMNNCTNLTYLDLGNNLFSGTFPEFSSLSHLQHLYLNNSAFSGVFPWKSLRNAKGLVVLSLGDNPFDTTPFPEEVVSLKSLTWLYLSNCSITGQIPPAIGDLTELRNLEISDSDLTGEIPPEIVKLTKLRQLELYNNSLTGKFPRGFGSLTNLTRLDASMNYLEGDLTELRSLTNLVSLQLFENKLSGEIPHEFGEFEDLVNLSLYTNNLTGPLPQKLGSVSDFDFIDASENQLTGPIPPDMCKRGKMKDLLLLQNNLTGSIPESYSNCLTLERFRVSDNSLNGTVPAGLWGLPRVEIIDLTVNNFEGPITADVKNAKMLGTLYLAFNKFSDDLPDEIGDAEALTKVELNDNRFSGKIPSSIGKLKRLSSLKMQSNGFSGNIPASIGSCSMLSDLNMAQNSLSGEIPHTLGSLPTLNALNLSDNKLSGRIPESLSSLRLSLLDLSNNMLSGRVPQSLSSYKGSFDGNPGLCSMTIKSFNRCINSSGSHRDTRVFVLCIVFGLMILLASLVFYLYLKKSEKKEKRTLRRESWSIKSFRRMSFTEDDIIDSIKEENLIGRGGCGDVYRVVLGDGKELAVKHIRSSSTDSFTRKNFSSAMPILDEKEGRSKEFETEVQTLSSIRHLNVVKLYCSITSNDSSLLVYEYLPNGSLWDKLHSCKKSNLGWETRYDIALGAAKGLEYLHHGYERPVIHRDVKSSNILLDESFKPRIADFGLAKILQTNNGGLDSTHVVAGTYGYIAPEYGYASKVNEKCDVYSFGVVVMELVTGKKPIEAEFGESKDIVNWVSNNLKSKESVMEIVDKKIGEMYREDAIKMLRVAILCTARQPGLRPTMRSVVQMIEDAEPCRLMGIVISKESDVKSK from the exons ATGTCTCGGAGTTTCGGATTCTTCTCCTTCCTCGTCTTCTCTCTGTTCTCCTTCGTCTCCTCCAACGATCTCCAAGTCTTACTCAACATCAAATCATCGCTCCTGGACTCAAACCCCGGCGTTCTAGATTCATGGAAGCTGAACTCTGTCTCCGGTCACTGTAGCTTCACAGGAGTAACCTGCGATTCCACAAGCTCCGTTACAGAGATTGACCTCTCACGCCAAGGCTTATCCGGACAATTCCCGTTCGCTTCTCTCTGCGATCTCAAGAGCCTCGAGAAGCTCTCTCTCGGATTCAACTCACTCTCAGGAACCATCCCCAGTGATATGAACAACTGCACGAATCTCACGTACTTGGATCTCGGCAACAATCTCTTCTCCGGAACTTTCCCTGAGTTCTCCTCTCTGAGCCACTTACAGCATCTGTACCTAAACAACAGTGCGTTCTCGGGCGTTTTCCCATGGAAATCGCTACGAAACGCGAAAGGACTTGTCGTTTTGAGCCTAGGCGACAATCCCTTCGATACGACGCCGTTTCCGGAAGAGGTTGTTTCTCTGAAGAGTCTGACGTGGCTCTACTTATCCAACTGCAGCATCACGGGGCAAATTCCTCCGGCGATCGGAGACTTGACGGAGCTTCGGAACTTGGAGATCTCCGATAGCGATCTCACCGGAGAGATCCCTCCCGAGATCGTGAAACTCACAAAACTCCGGCAGTTAGAGCTTTACAACAACAGCTTGACCGGGAAGTTTCCTCGCGGATTCGGCAGCTTGACGAATCTGACTCGCTTGGATGCTTCCATGAACTATCTAGAAGGCGATTTAACGGAGCTCCGTTCTCTAACCAACCTCGTCTCGCTACAGCTCTTCGAAAACAAACTCTCCGGCGAGATTCCGCACGAGTTCGGCGAGTTCGAAGATCTCGTTAACCTCTCTCTGTATACCAACAACTTAACCGGTCCTCTCCCTCAAAAACTCGGTTCAGTTTCTGATTTTGATTTCATCGATGCATCTGAGAATCAGTTAACCGGACCGATTCCTCCGGATATGTGCAAGAGAGGGAAGATGAAAGATCTTCTCCTCCTCCAAAACAATCTCACAGGCTCCATCCCTGAGTCATACTCCAACTGTTTGACTCTCGAACGTTTTAGAGTTAGTGACAACTCGCTCAACGGAACAGTTCCAGCTGGACTCTGGGGCTTACCGAGGGTCGAGATCATCGACTTAACCGTTAACAACTTCGAAGGTCCGATCACAGCCGATGTTAAAAACGCGAAAATGCTCGGAACGTTGTATCTAGCGTTCAACAAGTTCTCTGATGACTTGCCTGATGAGATAGGTGACGCTGAAGCTTTGACTAAGGTTGAGCTTAACGATAACAGGTTTTCCGGGAAGATTCCCAGCTCTATTGGGAAGCTTAAGAGACTTAGTAGTTTAAAGATGCAGAGCAATGGCTTCTCTGGTAACATACCGGCCTCGATCGGATCGTGTTCGATGCTCAGTGATCTGAACATGGCGCAAAACTCGCTGTCGGGAGAGATCCCGCACACGCTTGGATCTCTCCCGACGCTCAATGCTTTGAATCTTTCGGACAACAAGCTCTCTGGGAGAATCCCAGAGAGTTTGTCGTCTCTAAGACTTAGCCTTCTTGATCTCTCAAACAACATGTTATCAGGTCGTGTCCCTCAGAGTTTGTCATCGTATAAAGGTAGCTTCGATGGCAATCCTGGACTCTGCAGCATGACGATCAAATCGTTTAACCGGTGCATCAACTCTTCAGGCTCGCATCGAGACACACGCGTCTTTGTGCTGTGTATAGTCTTCGGTTTAATGATCTTGCTTGCATCACTTGTGTTTTACTTGTACCTCAAGAAAAGCGAGAAGAAGGAAAAAAGAACTCTAAGACGTGAATCTTGGAGTATAAAGTCGTTCCGAAGGATGAGTTTTACCGAAGACGATATCATCGATTCGATCAAAGAAGAGAACTTAATCGGTAGAGGAGGATGTGGCGATGTGTACAGAGTAGTACTCGGTGATGGTAAAGAACTAGCTGTCAAACACATTCGAAGTAGTAGCACAGACTCATTTACTCGGAAGAATTTCAGCAGCGCGATGCCTATTCTCGACGAAAAGGAAGGAAGATCGAAAGAGTTTGAAACGGAGGTGCAAACACTAAGCTCGATACGTCACTTAAACGTGGTGAAACTCTATTGTAGCATCACTAGCAATGACTCGAGCTTGCTGGTGTACGAGTATTTGCCTAATGGGAGCTTATGGGACAAGCTCCACTCGTGCAAGAAGTCGAATCTCGGTTGGGAAACTCGGTATGATATCGCTCTTGGTGCAGCGAAAGGACTCGAGTACTTGCATCATGGATACGAGCGGCCAGTGATTCACCGTGATGTAAAATCAAGTAACATATTGCTAGATGAGTCCTTCAAGCCTAGGATTGCTGATTTCGGTCTTGCCAAGATTCTTCAGACCAACAATGGTGGTCTAGATTCCACTCATGTCGTTGCCGGAACATACGGTTACATAGCTCCAG AGTATGGATACGCGTCGAAAGTGAATGAGAAATGCGATGTGTATAGCTTCGGAGTTGTGGTAATGGAACTAGTCACGGGGAAAAAACCGATAGAGGCGGAGTTTGGAGAGAGCAAAGACATAGTGAATTGGGTTAGTAACAATCTGAAGAGCAAAGAGAGTGTTATGGAGATTGTGGACAAGAAGATAGGAGAAATGTATAGAGAAGATGCGATCAAGATGCTGAGGGTTGCAATCCTCTGCACCGCGAGACAACCTGGACTTAGGCCGACGATGAGGAGTGTGGTTCAGATGATCGAAGACGCGGAACCGTGTAGACTGATGGGCATTGTGATTAGTAAAGAGAGTGATGTGAAGAGCAAATAA
- the LOC106343218 gene encoding sucrose transport protein SUC4: protein MSTSDQPRHHRPTRNRPPLPRPPNPSRPVVPRSKASKRVLLRVASVACGIQFGWALQLSLLTPYVQELGIPHAWASVIWLCGPLSGLFVQPLVGHSSDRCKSKYGRRRPFIVAGAVAIAISVLIIGHAADIGWAFGDREGRIKPRAIVAFVLGFWILDVANNMTQGPCRALLADLTENDNRRTRVANGYFSLFMAVGNILGYATGSYNGWYKVFPFTKTVACNVECANLKSAFYIDVVFIAITTILSISAAHEVPLGAQASDAHGQSSGTDEAFLTEILGTFKYFPGSVWIILLVTALTWIGWFPFILFDTDWMGREIYGGEPNQGASYSAGVSMGALGLMLNSVFLGITSVLMEKLCRKWGAGFIWGISNIIMAICFLAMIATSFVAYHIGYIGHEQPPAGIVVAAVLIFTILGIPLAITYSVPYALISIRIESLGLGQGLSLGVLNLAIVIPQVIVSVGSGPWDQLFGGGNSPALAVGAAAGFIGGIVAILAIPRTRIQKPIPLP from the exons ATGTCTACTTCCGATCAACCTCGCCACCACCGACCGACACGCAACCGCCCACCTCTGCCACGACCGCCTAATCCTTCTCGTCCCGTGGTACCTCGATCAAAGGCCTCGAAGCGTGTGCTTCTCCGCGTAGCTTCCGTCGCGTGCGGGATCCAGTTCGGCTGGGCGCTTCAGCTCTCGCTCCTCACTCCTTACGTGCAGGAGCTAGGGATCCCGCACGCTTGGGCCAGCGTGATCTGGCTCTGCGGTCCGCTCTCTGGCTTGTTCGTGCAACCTCTCGTTGGCCACAGTAGCGACAGGTGTAAGAGCAAGTACGGTCGGAGGAGACCGTTTATCGTCGCCGGAGCTGTGGCGATCGCAATCTCGGTTTTGATTATTGGACACGCGGCGGATATCGGGTGGGCGTTTGGGGATAGAGAAGGGAGGATTAAGCCGAGGGCGATTGTTGCTTTCGTGTTAGGGTTTTGGATCCTTGATGTTGCTAATAACATGACTCAGGGTCCTTGTAGAGCCCTCCTCGCTGATCTTACTG AGAATGATAATCGCAGAACACGAGTAGCAAACGGCTACTTCTCTCTGTTTATGGCTGTTGGCAATATTCTTGGCTACGCTACTGGATCATACAATGGTTGGTACAAGGTCTTCCCTTTTACAAAGACCGTTGCCTGCAATGTGGAATGCGCCAATCTCAAGTCTGCTTTCTACATAGACGTAGTCTTTATCGCAATAACTACCATCTTGAGTATCTCAGCGGCTCATGAGGTGCCTCTTGGGGCACAGGCCTCTGACGCACATGGGCAATCCAGTGGAACAGATGAAGCTTTCCTTACTGAGATACTAGGCACTTTCAAATATTTTCCAGGAAGTGTTTGGATAATTTTGCTTGTTACAGCTCTGACGTGGATTGGTTGGTTTCCGTTTATTTTGTTTGATACTGATTGGATGGGTAGAGAGATCTACGGTGGTGAACCGAACCAAGGCGCTTCGTATAGTGCTGGTGTGAGTATGGGTGCGCTTGGTTTGATGTTGAATTCTGTTTTTCTTGGGATCACTTCGGTGCTCATGGAGAAACTTTGCAGAAAGTGGGGAGCTGGTTTTATTTGGGGGATATCGAACATCATTATGGCTATTTGCTTTCTTGCGATGATCGCTACCTCGTTTGTTGCGTATCATATTGGCTACATTGGCCATGAACAACCGCCTGCTGGGATCGTCGTTGCTGCTGTTTTAATCTTTACAATTTTGGGCATCCCGTTGGCA ATAACTTACAGTGTTCCATATGCGTTGATTTCCATACGTATTGAGTCCTTGGGCCTAGGTCAAG GCTTATCTTTGGGTGTGCTGAATTTGGCTATAGTCATCCCACAG GTGATTGTGTCTGTTGGCAGTGGCCCATGGGACCAACTATTTGGCGGTGGGAACTCACCAGCACTTGCAGTTGGAGCAGCTGCAGGTTTCATTGGCGGAATTGTAGCCATCTTGGCTATTCCCCGAACAAGGATTCAGAAGCCCATCCCTCTCCCATAA